The Sphingomonas sp. KR3-1 genome has a window encoding:
- a CDS encoding mechanosensitive ion channel domain-containing protein, which translates to MSTNIELPKSGADLQVQARSFVQEAGQWLHNIQDNWLTIAIATAVAVVVFFGLHMVRRWGLRLCKQGEGVANWYAVVGRAVARTGNFFILMTAIRLVIGYVDAPPMLYTTATFLFTIAAVFQATIWLREVILGGIEHRTASEEYQGSSLASAIGIIRLLVTIILFAIAFVVVLSNLGVNVTGLVAGLGVGGIAIGLAAQGTVADLLAALAIIFDKPFRVGDTILYDKSKGTVERIGLKSTRLRGPGGEERIVANKKLLDYEILNSTNRDYRRMALTFAIANSVPAEKLAGLSDLAKQVITEEKLVFSHAWFTGVVPGALTFEVEFDSPSPSADLADAAKHRVVIAMLRRLEAEGIRLYVPAMLQAEA; encoded by the coding sequence ATGAGTACCAATATCGAACTCCCCAAGAGCGGCGCGGATCTCCAGGTTCAGGCGCGCAGCTTCGTCCAGGAAGCCGGCCAGTGGCTCCACAACATCCAGGATAACTGGCTGACCATCGCCATCGCCACCGCTGTCGCGGTGGTGGTGTTCTTCGGCCTGCACATGGTGCGGCGCTGGGGCCTGCGCCTGTGCAAGCAGGGCGAGGGCGTCGCCAACTGGTATGCGGTCGTCGGCCGCGCCGTCGCCAGGACCGGCAACTTCTTCATCCTGATGACCGCGATCCGGCTGGTCATCGGCTATGTCGATGCGCCGCCGATGCTCTACACCACGGCGACCTTCCTGTTCACGATCGCCGCGGTGTTCCAGGCGACGATCTGGCTGCGCGAGGTGATCCTCGGCGGGATCGAGCATCGCACCGCGTCGGAGGAATATCAGGGCTCGAGCCTGGCCAGCGCGATCGGCATCATCCGCCTGCTGGTGACGATCATCCTGTTCGCCATCGCCTTCGTCGTGGTGCTGAGCAATCTGGGCGTCAACGTCACCGGCCTGGTCGCCGGCCTCGGCGTCGGCGGCATCGCCATCGGCCTCGCCGCGCAGGGCACCGTCGCCGATCTGCTCGCGGCGCTGGCGATCATCTTCGACAAGCCCTTCCGTGTCGGCGACACGATCCTCTACGACAAGAGCAAGGGCACGGTGGAGCGCATCGGCCTCAAGTCCACCCGGCTGCGCGGCCCGGGCGGCGAGGAGCGGATCGTCGCCAACAAGAAGCTGCTCGACTACGAGATCCTCAACAGCACCAACCGCGACTATCGCCGGATGGCGCTCACCTTCGCGATCGCCAACAGCGTGCCGGCGGAGAAGCTTGCCGGGCTCAGCGATCTCGCCAAGCAGGTGATCACCGAGGAGAAGCTCGTCTTCAGCCACGCCTGGTTCACTGGCGTCGTCCCCGGCGCGCTTACCTTCGAGGTCGAATTCGATTCACCGTCCCCCAGCGCCGATCTGGCCGATGCGGCGAAACACCGCGTGGTGATCGCCATGCTCAGGCGTTTGGAAGCCGAAGGCATCCGGCTCTACGTACCGGCGATGCTGCAGGCAGAGGCATGA
- a CDS encoding nuclear transport factor 2 family protein, whose product MTDTPDAIFTRYEDAIRRRDADAIVADYLPDAIGYDLAPPLVHRAPAMLDPEGIRQWFETWEADLRVTHRDAQVLEQGDLAVVHALQHMTGTRKGEGPSSLWFRATIAARRVEGAWKIAHIHTSVPFAMDGSGKALLDLEPED is encoded by the coding sequence ATGACCGACACGCCGGACGCGATCTTCACCCGCTACGAGGATGCCATCCGGCGACGCGACGCCGACGCGATCGTCGCCGATTATCTGCCCGACGCGATCGGCTACGATCTCGCCCCGCCGCTGGTCCACCGCGCGCCGGCGATGCTCGACCCCGAAGGCATCCGGCAATGGTTCGAGACCTGGGAAGCCGACCTGCGCGTCACCCACCGCGACGCGCAGGTGCTGGAGCAGGGCGACCTAGCGGTCGTGCATGCGCTCCAGCACATGACCGGCACCAGAAAGGGCGAAGGCCCGTCGAGCCTGTGGTTCCGCGCCACCATCGCCGCGCGTCGCGTCGAGGGCGCGTGGAAGATCGCGCATATCCACACCTCGGTCCCCTTCGCGATGGACG
- a CDS encoding DNA topoisomerase IB: protein MSHDDIVYVDDHTPGITRRKVRHGWGYWDAEGARIKDREEIDRLNAIGLPPAYHDAWFCPDPRGHIQATGYDDKGRKQYRYHAGFREAQEAAKYDRCAGFGEHLPKLRAKVEHDLKLRGLCKDKAVAAVVRLLDLGTIRVGNEQYVQANKSFGATTLRKRHAKVKGQTLRLQFRAKSGKMRVLTITDGSLSRFVKKCQDLPGQHLFRWIDDAGEAHPVTSTDVNCWIREAMGEDFTAKHFRTWGASVLAFQALAAGDGHVGLKALLEPVTEALGNTPAIARKSYVHPALIDLTKDREAQAAWRETLHLPRATRWLNRYERGLIAFLEGEAAHNQPRKAA from the coding sequence TTGTCCCACGACGATATCGTCTATGTCGATGATCACACGCCAGGAATCACGCGCCGCAAGGTGCGTCACGGCTGGGGCTATTGGGATGCCGAGGGCGCGCGCATCAAGGATCGCGAGGAGATCGACCGGTTGAACGCGATCGGCCTGCCGCCCGCCTATCACGACGCCTGGTTCTGCCCAGATCCGCGCGGCCATATCCAGGCGACGGGCTATGACGACAAGGGCCGCAAGCAATATCGCTATCATGCCGGCTTCCGCGAGGCGCAGGAGGCGGCGAAGTACGATCGCTGCGCCGGCTTTGGCGAGCACCTGCCCAAGCTGCGCGCCAAGGTGGAGCACGACCTCAAGCTGCGCGGCCTGTGCAAGGACAAGGCCGTCGCCGCGGTCGTCCGCCTGCTCGATCTCGGCACGATCCGCGTCGGCAACGAGCAATATGTCCAGGCCAACAAGAGCTTCGGCGCCACCACGCTGCGCAAGCGCCACGCCAAGGTGAAGGGCCAGACGCTGCGCCTCCAGTTCCGGGCCAAGTCGGGCAAGATGCGCGTGCTGACGATCACCGACGGCTCGCTCAGCCGCTTCGTCAAGAAGTGCCAGGACCTGCCCGGCCAGCACCTGTTCCGCTGGATCGACGATGCCGGCGAGGCGCATCCGGTCACCTCCACCGACGTCAATTGCTGGATCCGCGAGGCGATGGGCGAGGATTTCACCGCCAAGCATTTCCGCACCTGGGGCGCGAGCGTCCTCGCCTTCCAGGCGCTGGCGGCGGGCGACGGGCATGTCGGGCTCAAGGCGCTGCTCGAGCCGGTGACCGAGGCACTGGGCAACACGCCGGCGATCGCGCGCAAATCCTATGTCCATCCCGCGCTGATCGATCTGACCAAGGATCGCGAGGCGCAGGCCGCCTGGCGCGAAACGCTCCACTTGCCGCGCGCCACGCGCTGGCTCAATCGTTACGAACGTGGTTTGATCGCCTTTCTCGAAGGCGAAGCCGCGCATAACCAGCCCCGAAAGGCCGCATGA